From Weissella confusa, a single genomic window includes:
- a CDS encoding toxic anion resistance protein, translating into MTEEVMTKETVATPELTDTLTSEEKSKALQLAQTLDVSTSDSVLTYGADAQKNLSAFSQGVLDKVQNQDVGPIGDSLTELMNTLNQASPDDLRPEKQGFFARIFNRVQKSVYEMTAKYQRIGAQVDNVAARLDRHKDSLLADNKMLDGLFQENLDFFNQLNVYIGGAEMKLSDVRQRELPAAQEKARQTNNQLDVQKVQDLVQFEQRLEKRTNDLKLTRQIALQQAPQIRLIQSTNQVLAEKIQASVSTAIPLWKNQVAIALTLLKQKNAVIAQRAVADTTNELLRANADMLHQSAVETAKENERGVVDIETLQETQNSLIATIQETMQIQREGRAKRADAEQQMQAMETELKEKLLGMAENQGRKDIN; encoded by the coding sequence ATGACAGAAGAAGTAATGACAAAAGAGACGGTGGCGACACCGGAGTTAACGGATACGTTGACCTCTGAAGAGAAGTCAAAGGCATTGCAACTCGCACAAACGTTGGACGTTTCAACGAGCGACTCAGTGTTAACATACGGTGCAGATGCACAAAAGAACCTTTCAGCTTTCTCACAAGGTGTATTGGATAAGGTTCAAAATCAAGATGTTGGCCCAATCGGTGACTCACTAACTGAGTTGATGAACACATTGAACCAAGCTAGCCCAGACGATTTACGTCCGGAAAAGCAAGGATTCTTTGCCCGTATCTTTAACCGCGTTCAAAAGTCAGTCTATGAAATGACAGCGAAGTACCAACGAATTGGTGCGCAAGTTGATAACGTGGCTGCCCGCTTGGATCGTCACAAGGATTCCTTGTTGGCTGATAACAAGATGTTGGATGGGTTGTTCCAAGAAAACCTCGACTTCTTCAACCAATTGAATGTTTATATTGGTGGGGCGGAGATGAAGTTAAGCGACGTGCGCCAACGTGAATTGCCAGCTGCCCAAGAAAAGGCGCGTCAAACGAACAACCAACTTGATGTCCAAAAGGTACAAGATTTGGTGCAGTTTGAACAACGTTTGGAAAAGCGTACTAACGATTTGAAGTTGACGCGTCAAATTGCGTTGCAACAAGCACCACAAATTCGATTGATTCAATCAACGAATCAAGTGTTGGCCGAAAAGATTCAAGCGTCTGTTTCAACGGCTATTCCATTGTGGAAGAATCAAGTTGCAATTGCTTTGACGTTGTTGAAGCAAAAGAATGCTGTGATTGCACAGCGTGCTGTGGCTGATACGACCAACGAACTTTTGCGTGCAAATGCCGACATGCTTCACCAAAGTGCGGTTGAAACCGCGAAGGAAAACGAGCGCGGTGTTGTTGATATCGAAACGCTTCAAGAAACGCAAAACAGCTTGATTGCAACGATTCAAGAGACGATGCAAATTCAACGTGAAGGTCGTGCTAAGCGTGCCGATGCTGAGCAACAAATGCAGGCAATGGAGACTGAGTTGA
- a CDS encoding 5-bromo-4-chloroindolyl phosphate hydrolysis family protein, whose protein sequence is MLDLDKIPKKTLRRSKWITVLIVFLAIGFTPAYLDSISNVLVFAFLVSMVTKPTFVFRWLLPLMLIGVAWAIPGIGWPVQLVLSGVVLGARQVVFTPMKQTKQRITTAKQKLTINTDNLSKRDVTVFKATFNRTLASVDHVEELLQLTTGLRKIAVETDVMRFARGILKELADDPTQLTEADEFVYTHLPNMEQILVTYQEIANHEMIDESDKAHLKAAREVLRQLADQIQQDYRLITRDDLNSLRDQIDVAKRTMGDKK, encoded by the coding sequence ATGCTGGATTTAGATAAAATTCCAAAAAAGACGTTAAGGCGAAGTAAGTGGATAACGGTTCTAATAGTGTTCTTGGCAATTGGGTTTACACCAGCCTATCTAGACAGTATTTCGAATGTGTTAGTCTTCGCGTTCTTGGTAAGCATGGTCACAAAGCCGACCTTTGTGTTCCGTTGGCTACTACCACTAATGTTAATCGGTGTTGCCTGGGCCATTCCGGGAATTGGTTGGCCAGTGCAACTTGTGCTATCAGGCGTTGTTTTGGGCGCCCGTCAAGTCGTATTTACGCCGATGAAGCAAACTAAGCAACGGATTACGACAGCAAAGCAAAAACTAACCATTAATACTGATAACTTATCGAAGCGTGATGTCACTGTGTTTAAAGCAACATTCAATCGGACGCTAGCCAGTGTTGATCACGTGGAAGAATTGTTGCAGTTGACGACGGGATTGCGTAAAATTGCGGTTGAAACCGATGTGATGCGGTTTGCACGCGGTATTCTAAAAGAATTAGCTGATGATCCAACCCAATTAACGGAAGCAGATGAGTTTGTTTATACGCATTTGCCAAACATGGAACAAATTCTGGTCACGTATCAAGAAATTGCGAACCATGAAATGATTGACGAGTCGGACAAAGCGCACTTGAAGGCGGCGCGTGAAGTACTGCGCCAACTTGCTGATCAAATTCAACAAGACTACCGTTTAATCACACGTGATGATTTAAACTCACTTCGCGATCAAATTGATGTGGCGAAGCGAACTATGGGGGATAAAAAATGA
- a CDS encoding phosphate-starvation-inducible PsiE family protein — MNRKIIEKGYAIILDLAMLVLGIVMIGFFVKELWELVTMLIHVDLATDFFGVAERILETFLFFEFVVLTREYFIQDRISLQNFMYIGITALLRNLLVYHADTIGILIQAAAIAILILVLVVYRWSRRYLADLAHREEREELVFAEEHPEATK; from the coding sequence ATGAATCGTAAAATAATTGAAAAAGGTTACGCCATCATTCTCGATTTGGCGATGTTGGTGTTGGGAATTGTGATGATTGGGTTCTTTGTGAAAGAACTCTGGGAATTGGTCACAATGCTGATACATGTGGATTTGGCAACGGATTTCTTCGGGGTGGCGGAACGCATTTTGGAAACGTTCTTGTTCTTCGAGTTTGTGGTGCTAACACGTGAATACTTTATCCAAGATCGTATTTCTTTGCAGAACTTTATGTATATTGGGATTACGGCGTTGCTTCGAAATCTATTGGTTTATCACGCCGATACGATTGGCATTTTGATTCAAGCAGCAGCCATTGCAATTTTGATTTTAGTGCTAGTTGTCTACCGCTGGTCACGCCGTTATCTGGCAGATTTAGCGCATCGCGAGGAGCGTGAAGAACTAGTGTTTGCTGAAGAGCATCCTGAGGCAACGAAGTAG
- a CDS encoding GH25 family lysozyme yields MGKIKTMLVAGMAAFLFAGATPTAFAAKGDQGVDWSIYQGAQGKFGYGHDKFAIAQIGGYYAGHGYVDQHTYPTQVQYAIAQGKRAHDYIFVDGVTDRATMKTVIDHYLAKSQTPQGAIFALDIEQGATNTDVVMYGLDYIQSKGKTAVLYGYKNFLMSNLDLQAIANKYPLWLAQYPNYEVTPEPNYNYFPSFDNVQLFQFTASYVAGGLDGNVDLTGITDNGYKNGNPNKPNTDTPAVDAGKEADNTPKAGIASGMTVKVNFSATYYATGEAIPDFVKGEPHKVLEVDGDRVLLDDIYSWVNKKNVEILDANTQDDSAEFNGVFYLDSWQYELGSVYVRNNDMAIPVADYHNDMPAASITLTDRYGNPLADQNGLGNNGVPEYFTLNGKYKVLQRVGSSIEVEMNGESVWLKAAFAN; encoded by the coding sequence ATGGGTAAGATTAAGACAATGCTGGTCGCCGGAATGGCGGCCTTTTTATTTGCCGGAGCAACACCAACTGCGTTTGCCGCAAAGGGTGACCAAGGAGTTGACTGGTCAATCTATCAAGGGGCACAAGGTAAGTTTGGATATGGTCACGATAAGTTTGCCATCGCTCAAATTGGTGGGTACTACGCTGGACATGGCTACGTTGATCAACACACGTATCCAACGCAAGTTCAGTATGCAATCGCCCAAGGAAAACGCGCGCATGACTATATTTTCGTAGACGGTGTTACTGACCGTGCAACCATGAAAACCGTAATTGATCACTATCTAGCAAAAAGCCAAACGCCACAGGGAGCTATCTTTGCTTTGGATATTGAGCAAGGTGCAACGAATACAGACGTAGTTATGTACGGACTTGATTATATTCAATCAAAGGGAAAGACAGCTGTGCTATACGGGTACAAGAATTTCTTGATGTCAAACCTTGACCTGCAAGCGATTGCTAATAAGTACCCGCTTTGGTTGGCTCAGTATCCTAATTACGAGGTTACGCCAGAGCCAAACTATAACTACTTTCCGTCATTCGATAATGTACAATTATTCCAATTCACTGCATCATATGTTGCCGGTGGACTAGACGGTAACGTTGATTTGACCGGTATCACGGATAACGGATACAAGAACGGTAACCCTAACAAGCCAAACACGGATACACCTGCCGTTGATGCTGGTAAGGAAGCTGACAACACGCCAAAGGCAGGCATTGCGTCGGGTATGACGGTTAAGGTCAACTTCAGCGCTACTTATTACGCAACTGGTGAAGCTATTCCTGACTTTGTTAAGGGTGAGCCACACAAAGTGCTAGAAGTCGATGGCGACCGTGTGTTACTTGATGATATTTACTCATGGGTAAACAAGAAGAATGTCGAAATCTTGGACGCTAACACTCAAGATGACTCGGCAGAGTTTAACGGTGTATTCTATCTAGATAGCTGGCAATATGAGCTGGGTAGTGTGTACGTTCGAAACAATGATATGGCTATTCCAGTAGCTGACTACCACAACGATATGCCGGCTGCATCAATTACGTTGACAGACCGTTACGGTAACCCATTGGCGGACCAAAACGGCCTTGGTAACAACGGAGTTCCGGAATACTTCACTTTGAATGGTAAGTACAAGGTATTGCAACGCGTTGGATCATCGATTGAAGTAGAGATGAATGGTGAGTCGGTCTGGCTGAAGGCTGCATTCGCTAACTAG
- a CDS encoding phage holin, LLH family, producing the protein MNKVIDVLIGIAQTGVLGVVAAAVIGWLKSHTKNENLAMFYDWINQGIAIAEKTWGPGQGSAKQQDAVKFVKQRIDANGLTGHFSDSQIEGAIEQELKANKGVDNNG; encoded by the coding sequence ATGAATAAAGTAATTGATGTGTTAATTGGAATTGCACAAACTGGTGTTCTTGGTGTTGTTGCAGCTGCCGTAATTGGTTGGCTTAAGAGTCACACCAAGAATGAAAACTTGGCCATGTTCTACGATTGGATCAACCAAGGTATCGCAATTGCCGAAAAGACTTGGGGGCCGGGACAAGGAAGTGCAAAACAACAAGACGCAGTGAAATTCGTTAAGCAACGAATTGATGCTAATGGTTTGACGGGGCATTTCTCGGATTCACAGATTGAAGGAGCTATTGAGCAAGAGTTGAAAGCCAACAAAGGAGTTGACAATAATGGGTAA
- a CDS encoding baseplate J/gp47 family protein has product MLDSNGFTRPQYETIVVDLTAKWQELFGSDSDTSAHSVAGVLIRLMAFFLDLIYKLAEKVYNSQYLSTATGVSLDKIASNFGLYRNPAEQAIVDLSFTGTPGFVILAGKMFKTTDGKIYQLGSDVLLSASGTGAGTAYAMETGAQYNVPANAITSQVEPTSDIFTVTNPQAVENGANIETDAELAHRVRLANDTKPSSPVNGVISAVMEVPGVKSVQVVTNNTMAVDSYGNPAKTIHVYVDGGEEMKIADALFNSVSAGILMVGSHTETMTDAAGFSGNVVAFDYATKETIFVTVDVTTNNDFEIDGVDQVKKAVNDYLGSVPMGGTVRFSYLYKYIYDNVNGIVVASVKIGTKAASQSMTDIPLTQFSIATTTADSLVVTKNGK; this is encoded by the coding sequence ATGTTGGATAGTAATGGCTTCACACGGCCACAATACGAAACAATCGTTGTTGATTTGACTGCCAAGTGGCAAGAGCTGTTTGGTTCTGATTCCGACACATCTGCGCACTCTGTCGCTGGTGTCTTAATCCGTCTGATGGCGTTCTTTTTGGACTTGATTTATAAGCTTGCTGAAAAGGTCTATAACAGTCAGTATTTGAGCACAGCAACCGGTGTTTCGTTGGATAAGATTGCTTCTAACTTTGGCTTGTATCGCAATCCAGCCGAGCAAGCAATTGTTGACTTGTCGTTTACTGGTACGCCTGGTTTTGTCATTCTGGCTGGGAAAATGTTCAAAACGACTGACGGAAAAATCTACCAGTTAGGTTCTGATGTACTGTTATCTGCGTCAGGAACAGGGGCTGGAACGGCGTATGCAATGGAAACCGGGGCGCAATACAACGTACCGGCCAATGCAATCACTTCTCAGGTTGAACCAACGTCTGATATTTTCACTGTTACTAACCCACAAGCCGTGGAAAATGGTGCAAATATCGAAACGGATGCTGAACTGGCGCATCGTGTTCGATTGGCCAATGATACCAAGCCATCTAGCCCAGTCAATGGTGTAATTTCCGCCGTTATGGAAGTTCCAGGGGTTAAGAGTGTTCAAGTTGTTACGAACAATACAATGGCAGTCGATTCATACGGCAACCCAGCTAAGACAATTCACGTCTATGTTGATGGTGGTGAAGAAATGAAGATTGCAGATGCGCTGTTCAATTCCGTTTCGGCGGGTATATTAATGGTCGGCAGCCATACAGAGACAATGACTGACGCTGCTGGCTTTTCCGGTAATGTAGTCGCGTTCGATTATGCTACTAAGGAAACGATTTTCGTGACTGTTGACGTTACGACTAATAACGACTTCGAAATTGACGGTGTTGATCAAGTTAAGAAGGCTGTGAACGACTATCTTGGCAGCGTTCCAATGGGTGGAACTGTTCGCTTCTCATACTTGTACAAGTACATTTATGACAATGTGAACGGAATTGTTGTAGCCAGTGTCAAGATTGGCACGAAAGCAGCTTCCCAATCAATGACCGATATTCCATTGACGCAGTTCAGTATTGCGACGACGACAGCTGATAGTTTGGTGGTGACCAAGAATGGCAAATAG
- a CDS encoding ABC transporter substrate-binding protein yields the protein MAKKAKKNNNDVEFFTHILPDNISANINVAQLGRVDRIYADGKKAQVQPLAMKSDGNSRAPLVGVHIGRMLRDEVHVGDVVVILFIDRSIAAFNGSNDEFPLSNTRMHSLNDAFIIEVY from the coding sequence ATGGCTAAAAAAGCTAAGAAAAACAACAATGACGTGGAGTTCTTCACGCATATTTTGCCTGACAATATTTCTGCTAATATCAATGTCGCCCAGTTGGGTCGTGTGGACCGTATCTATGCTGACGGCAAAAAGGCTCAAGTCCAGCCATTAGCTATGAAGAGTGACGGAAATAGCCGCGCACCACTTGTTGGTGTGCATATTGGGCGAATGTTGCGTGATGAAGTCCATGTTGGTGACGTGGTCGTGATACTGTTCATTGACAGATCGATTGCCGCTTTCAACGGCAGCAATGATGAGTTTCCGTTGTCAAATACTAGAATGCACAGTCTTAATGATGCATTCATTATCGAGGTGTACTAA
- a CDS encoding phage baseplate protein, with translation MAKFNDSNGHSVDVFSLTEHEDVNIDVATHPVEDGSPITDHSQMQSKNFRFSGWITGNNQSDIDANYQQLLDWSQNGTLLSYSGAIRHNSMLMSNLTKDYEDGGYQNAIKFSVDLTWVRTVKVTWNKNVNAGKKQATPPPGVYVTVVAGNTYWGWWVQYGTSIDQLRAWNGWPDRFIPIGARARVK, from the coding sequence ATGGCCAAATTCAATGACAGTAATGGTCATTCTGTTGACGTGTTTTCATTAACAGAGCACGAAGACGTGAATATTGATGTCGCAACACATCCGGTCGAAGATGGTTCGCCGATCACTGACCATTCACAGATGCAGAGCAAGAACTTCAGGTTCAGTGGGTGGATAACTGGTAATAATCAGTCAGACATTGATGCGAATTATCAACAGTTGCTTGATTGGTCGCAGAACGGTACGTTGCTCAGCTATTCTGGTGCTATTCGGCATAACAGTATGCTGATGAGTAATCTGACCAAAGACTACGAAGATGGTGGATATCAGAACGCTATCAAGTTTTCTGTAGACTTGACTTGGGTCAGAACGGTTAAGGTTACCTGGAATAAGAATGTTAATGCCGGTAAGAAGCAAGCAACGCCACCGCCTGGTGTGTACGTTACGGTTGTTGCTGGTAATACTTATTGGGGCTGGTGGGTTCAATATGGTACGTCTATTGATCAGCTAAGAGCTTGGAATGGTTGGCCCGACCGTTTCATCCCAATTGGAGCAAGGGCAAGGGTGAAGTAA